One genomic region from Anguilla rostrata isolate EN2019 chromosome 2, ASM1855537v3, whole genome shotgun sequence encodes:
- the LOC135247839 gene encoding cytochrome c oxidase assembly factor 3 homolog, mitochondrial encodes MADKGLKGEPEAEFAKRIDPAKEPLTAEQIQFIRKVELERWKKNALKLRSRNVVTGLAIGALVMGIYGYTFYSVSQERIMDELDEEAKVARTRAPKTAAN; translated from the exons ATGGCGGACAAGGGGCTAAAAGGAGAACCAGAAGCAGAGTTCGCGAAGAGAATTGATCCGGCGAAGGAGCCGCTGACCGCGGAACAAATCCAGTTCATCCGGAAGGTGGAACTTGAGCGGTGGAAGAAGAACGCACTGAAACTAAGAAGCCGCAATGTCGTTACGGGCCTGGCTATTGGGGCCCTTGTGATGGGAATTT ATGGGTACACATTTTATTCGGTGTCGCAGGAGAGGATCATGGATGAGCTGGATGAAGAGGCCAAAGTCGCAAGGACAAGGGCGCCGAAAACCGCAGCTAACTGA